A part of Roseitalea porphyridii genomic DNA contains:
- a CDS encoding succinylglutamate desuccinylase/aspartoacylase family protein has product MNGALEPGRAGSAVLDLGPAQAGRRIGAIRIAHSHDRSAYGAVVLPVAVIEGRPGPTVLLTGGVHGDEFEGPMILHDLVRKFDPSTLTGRLIVLPVANPLAVAAARRLSPADEGNLARCFPGDRQGTVTKRIAAAITDLLLPHADALVDFHSGGGSLDYFPCTLGRLPADQAARAVVLDLMEAFAAPICAIVTAPAATGTLVAQALERGLPAFATELGGGGGVTAQTLAIGRSGLKRVMAHLKMIGEVPQAGQPGRLVAVRPEHFIRSPGRGAFEPAVGLLGELAEGAAVGQLRDLDRLDREPETIRASASGTVICRRVPAHAEAGDVLVHLGADVTRQELMTL; this is encoded by the coding sequence ATGAACGGCGCGCTCGAACCGGGCCGAGCCGGATCGGCAGTGCTGGATCTCGGTCCAGCGCAGGCCGGCAGACGGATCGGCGCGATCCGGATTGCTCATTCGCACGACCGGTCGGCCTACGGCGCGGTAGTGCTGCCGGTTGCCGTCATCGAGGGGCGTCCCGGCCCGACAGTGTTGCTAACCGGCGGCGTCCATGGCGATGAGTTCGAAGGGCCGATGATCCTCCACGACCTCGTGCGTAAGTTCGATCCGTCGACGCTGACCGGTCGCCTCATCGTGTTGCCGGTCGCAAATCCCCTTGCGGTTGCCGCAGCCCGCCGCCTGTCGCCTGCCGACGAAGGCAATCTTGCTCGCTGTTTTCCGGGCGATCGGCAGGGGACGGTGACCAAGCGGATCGCTGCGGCGATAACCGACTTGCTTCTGCCGCATGCCGATGCACTCGTGGATTTCCACAGCGGAGGTGGCTCGCTGGACTATTTTCCGTGCACGCTGGGACGACTGCCAGCGGATCAGGCAGCCCGGGCCGTCGTGCTCGATTTGATGGAGGCGTTTGCCGCACCGATCTGTGCAATCGTGACCGCGCCGGCGGCGACGGGAACGCTCGTTGCCCAGGCGCTTGAACGCGGCCTGCCGGCATTTGCGACCGAATTGGGTGGAGGAGGTGGCGTGACCGCGCAGACGTTGGCGATCGGGCGGTCCGGCTTGAAGCGCGTCATGGCGCACCTGAAGATGATCGGTGAAGTGCCCCAGGCAGGGCAGCCGGGGCGGCTTGTGGCCGTGCGGCCCGAGCACTTCATTCGCTCACCTGGACGAGGCGCCTTCGAGCCTGCGGTCGGCTTGCTGGGCGAGCTGGCCGAAGGTGCCGCCGTCGGCCAGCTTCGCGATCTGGATCGCCTCGATCGGGAGCCTGAAACGATACGGGCCAGTGCCTCGGGAACGGTGATCTGCCGACGTGTGCCGGCTCATGCGGAGGCGGGCGACGTCCTTGTGCACCTGGGCGCGGACGTCACCCGCCAGGAGCTCATGACTCTATGA
- a CDS encoding extracellular solute-binding protein yields MSINRRQLLAGGAALATLPHFIGVSFAQNGEVNVFSHRVHQTVSDGSGGGDVTRFFREATSGEVNWATFNTGPLHERVFREASLNESTVDVAYLLNSRVTPDIASLFEPLEPFMQQAPLEDMNDIFPGLRDAMTFDGRLHAVPIRHATAGFHYNEEILAERGVSPPETIEEFLEAAKQCTFTRDDGSSVVGFGLAGVALAELMAFARAWNADFVTPDMRVVANEPPMVTAVTAIRDLFEAGAMPRDMMTMNSEDMNLLMQSGRAAMTVTSFSRNRLYNDPEKSQVAGKVKTTFLPISETLKGEFEAAPTRTEFWSMAIPKNSQNKDLAWEFIRTMSLPEATIAAALNGNGPVRASAYENEQLLESLPYAKAEQKALTVARVPLPAFDEAARAADMLKEETETAVLGIKSPQEAMDDLTRRVQELIES; encoded by the coding sequence ATGTCGATCAATCGCAGACAGCTACTTGCAGGTGGCGCAGCCCTAGCCACGCTGCCGCATTTCATCGGTGTTTCGTTCGCCCAGAACGGGGAGGTGAACGTCTTTTCGCACCGCGTGCACCAAACCGTGTCCGATGGCTCGGGCGGAGGCGACGTCACACGCTTCTTTCGCGAGGCCACCAGCGGCGAGGTCAACTGGGCCACGTTCAATACCGGGCCGCTGCACGAGCGCGTCTTCCGAGAGGCCTCTCTCAACGAGAGCACGGTCGACGTGGCTTATCTGCTCAACAGCCGCGTAACGCCCGATATCGCGTCGCTGTTCGAGCCACTCGAGCCTTTCATGCAGCAGGCACCGCTCGAGGACATGAACGACATCTTCCCTGGCCTGCGCGACGCGATGACCTTCGACGGGCGGCTTCATGCGGTACCGATCCGGCATGCGACCGCCGGGTTCCACTACAACGAGGAAATACTCGCCGAGCGCGGTGTCAGTCCGCCGGAAACCATCGAGGAATTCCTCGAGGCGGCCAAGCAATGCACGTTCACGCGTGACGACGGCTCGTCGGTGGTCGGTTTCGGCCTTGCCGGCGTGGCGCTCGCCGAACTGATGGCCTTTGCAAGGGCCTGGAACGCCGATTTCGTCACCCCGGACATGCGCGTCGTCGCCAACGAACCGCCCATGGTCACCGCGGTCACGGCGATCCGGGACCTGTTCGAGGCCGGTGCGATGCCACGCGACATGATGACGATGAATTCCGAGGACATGAACCTGCTCATGCAATCGGGCCGGGCGGCGATGACCGTGACCTCGTTCAGCCGCAATCGGCTCTACAACGATCCCGAGAAGTCGCAGGTGGCCGGCAAGGTCAAGACGACCTTCCTGCCGATCTCGGAAACGCTGAAGGGGGAGTTCGAGGCAGCGCCGACGCGCACCGAGTTCTGGAGCATGGCGATCCCCAAGAACTCGCAGAACAAGGACCTTGCATGGGAGTTCATCCGCACGATGTCGTTGCCCGAAGCGACGATTGCCGCAGCCTTGAACGGCAACGGCCCCGTGCGGGCGTCCGCCTACGAGAACGAACAGCTCCTCGAGTCACTGCCCTATGCGAAGGCCGAGCAGAAGGCGCTCACCGTTGCGCGGGTGCCCCTGCCGGCGTTCGACGAGGCTGCGCGCGCAGCCGACATGCTCAAGGAGGAGACCGAGACCGCCGTCCTGGGCATCAAGTCGCCTCAGGAGGCGATGGACGACCTGACCCGTCGGGTCCAGGAACTCATAGAGTCATGA
- a CDS encoding carbohydrate ABC transporter permease, with product MTERHSRRGLRKIAPALTLIAPVQLMVGLMIFVPVLFIAWLSLNDSTFGRQTEFVGLRNYAQVLGDPFFWKALWNTVIVVLIVVHLEMLLGLAVALLFASGVPLRPVMLAIVLAPYAVSEITAVVIWRYLFDMDVGIATQAMSAIGLPPLEWAINPMHGLFLIALLSIWLHLPFTFIILYAARLAIPKELYEAARVDGAEPWQNFMRITLPLLVPAILIAMLFRYIFAFRLFSEVWLLTGGGPARQTEVLAVYLYLEAFRYNAFGEAAATGWLMVVASLLLALWYLRSLYKQMFASHA from the coding sequence TTGACTGAGCGGCACAGCAGACGCGGGCTCAGAAAGATCGCCCCTGCGCTGACCCTGATCGCGCCCGTACAGTTGATGGTCGGGCTGATGATCTTCGTGCCGGTCCTCTTCATCGCCTGGCTGAGCCTCAACGATTCGACGTTCGGGCGGCAGACCGAATTCGTCGGCCTGCGGAACTACGCGCAGGTGCTCGGCGACCCGTTCTTCTGGAAGGCGCTGTGGAACACCGTGATTGTCGTGCTGATCGTGGTGCATCTGGAGATGCTGCTTGGTCTGGCGGTGGCGCTGCTGTTCGCCAGCGGGGTGCCATTGCGGCCGGTGATGCTCGCCATCGTGCTGGCCCCCTACGCGGTCAGCGAGATCACCGCCGTCGTGATCTGGCGCTACCTGTTCGACATGGATGTCGGAATCGCCACGCAGGCCATGTCAGCGATCGGACTGCCGCCGCTCGAATGGGCGATCAACCCCATGCACGGCCTTTTCCTGATCGCACTTCTGAGCATCTGGCTGCACCTGCCCTTCACCTTCATCATCCTTTATGCGGCCCGCCTTGCCATTCCCAAGGAGCTCTACGAGGCCGCCCGGGTCGATGGCGCCGAGCCGTGGCAGAACTTCATGCGCATCACGCTGCCGCTGCTCGTGCCGGCGATCCTGATTGCCATGCTCTTCCGCTACATCTTCGCGTTTCGCCTTTTCTCCGAGGTCTGGCTGCTGACCGGCGGTGGTCCCGCACGCCAGACCGAGGTTCTGGCGGTGTATCTGTATCTCGAGGCATTTCGATACAACGCGTTCGGCGAGGCGGCGGCCACGGGTTGGCTGATGGTGGTGGCCTCGCTCCTGCTGGCGCTGTGGTACCTGCGAAGCCTGTACAAGCAGATGTTTGCCAGCCATGCGTAG
- a CDS encoding carbohydrate ABC transporter permease: MIVISSFKMDRDIFTIPPKFIFSPTLSNYVGLWQRWGDFFDALLNSLIITSAATVLAVVSSVMAGYAYSRFRHPLLAGSAFFLVFIRLIPPIVITLPLFPAVNTLGLNDTHLLLIILYATFFVSLGTLVMRTFIDQIPRELDEAAHIDGATRSQILRRVIFPLSAQGMVAVAVFVIVFSWNEFLFAFIFTTTQAKTAPLVLAEMYDSVEGVEWGVLFAASTLQLIPVLIFVIAAQKYLVAGLTAGATKG, encoded by the coding sequence ATGATCGTGATCTCGTCCTTTAAGATGGATCGCGATATCTTCACGATTCCGCCGAAGTTCATCTTCTCGCCGACCTTGTCGAACTATGTCGGCCTGTGGCAGCGCTGGGGCGACTTCTTCGATGCGCTGCTCAACAGCTTGATCATCACGTCCGCGGCGACCGTTCTGGCTGTCGTCTCCAGCGTCATGGCCGGCTACGCTTATTCGCGCTTCCGCCATCCCCTGCTGGCTGGCAGCGCATTCTTCCTGGTGTTCATCCGATTGATCCCGCCGATCGTGATCACGCTGCCGCTGTTTCCGGCCGTGAACACGCTAGGCCTGAACGACACGCATCTGCTGCTGATCATTCTTTATGCGACGTTCTTCGTGTCTCTGGGCACGCTGGTGATGCGCACCTTCATCGACCAGATCCCGCGCGAACTCGATGAGGCGGCGCACATCGACGGCGCCACGCGATCTCAGATCCTGCGCCGCGTGATCTTCCCGCTTTCGGCACAGGGCATGGTTGCCGTAGCGGTTTTCGTGATCGTCTTCTCCTGGAACGAATTCCTGTTCGCGTTCATCTTCACGACCACGCAGGCCAAGACGGCACCTCTGGTGCTGGCCGAGATGTACGATTCGGTCGAAGGCGTCGAATGGGGGGTACTATTCGCGGCTTCCACCCTGCAGCTCATCCCCGTTCTGATCTTCGTCATTGCCGCTCAGAAATATCTCGTCGCAGGCCTGACGGCTGGCGCGACGAAAGGCTGA
- a CDS encoding DUF6772 family protein — translation MTPSLEQSALSRFDPLSRIIFLDDFDRGFCGWTQLVGNYEDTLDTMLPGYQQHSAPMLSTLPHWDAGSHGGVDGDYALKIATGPRRGAQNTAIKRLTFRRAGPIRMEAYLTFKPEATELKLLETEIRSVGFLFDLQVGDRTGAGSERVMPHVRFLNASDGAHVQRWQYKPNAVDFVPIGTDNKTVSHYHLSPDGWVDWPDGEQRLCYNEIPTKVNWHYIRFDFDLAAMRCTHFQCNDRTFDTSGFESLRIPAMKNLWCMLNLAFFAEADTDKRAFLYVDSVCLSGEF, via the coding sequence ATGACCCCGAGTTTGGAACAGAGCGCGTTAAGCCGGTTCGACCCGCTCTCGCGCATCATTTTCCTTGACGATTTCGATCGCGGATTCTGCGGCTGGACTCAACTCGTGGGCAACTACGAAGACACGCTCGACACGATGCTTCCGGGCTACCAGCAGCACAGTGCACCGATGCTGTCGACACTGCCGCACTGGGACGCGGGCTCCCATGGCGGTGTCGACGGGGACTACGCGCTGAAGATCGCCACAGGACCGCGCCGCGGCGCGCAGAACACCGCGATCAAGCGTCTGACGTTTCGCCGGGCAGGCCCCATCCGGATGGAGGCCTACCTGACATTCAAGCCGGAGGCGACCGAACTGAAGCTGCTGGAGACCGAGATCCGGTCGGTCGGGTTTCTGTTCGATCTTCAGGTTGGCGACCGGACAGGCGCCGGCAGCGAACGTGTCATGCCGCATGTGCGTTTTCTGAATGCCAGCGATGGCGCTCATGTGCAGCGCTGGCAATACAAGCCCAACGCGGTCGACTTCGTGCCGATCGGCACAGACAACAAGACGGTCTCGCACTATCATCTATCCCCGGACGGCTGGGTCGACTGGCCCGATGGCGAACAGCGCCTGTGCTACAACGAAATCCCGACCAAGGTTAACTGGCACTATATCCGCTTCGACTTCGATCTGGCGGCGATGCGATGCACGCACTTCCAGTGCAACGACCGCACGTTCGACACGTCAGGTTTTGAGTCGTTGCGCATCCCGGCGATGAAGAACCTCTGGTGCATGCTCAATCTGGCCTTCTTTGCAGAGGCCGATACCGACAAGCGCGCCTTCCTTTACGTCGACTCGGTCTGCCTTTCGGGAGAATTCTGA
- a CDS encoding mandelate racemase/muconate lactonizing enzyme family protein produces the protein MTAHPLRVELPTAQRTSQGSYPAVQLLVVEIETDDGLVGAGEGLARRGAIAYASLVESVLAPVLIGEDPSPRRALWRRMRDRLSGRPGGQLVEAIAAIDMALWDLAGKRAGLPVHRLLGGMGRERLRAYASSINWLDDSTAEAEVARALALGFREIKIKLGKPVEAAAARARLIRKLAPDTILGVDANWAFDVDDAIRLGHTLCDLGYDFFEEPIRPDDRQGYRRLAGALPIRLAAGESDYVAGDALSFLHDRTIGLIQPDVTRSGGISETWRIAELAAAHHVAYAPHVGWSGALCVAASLQLAAAAESFRTFECMVYDNPLRNTLVHPVVGEATMLDVDGMLGVPDGPGLGVTLDPDVLAAHVIT, from the coding sequence GTGACGGCCCATCCTCTGCGTGTGGAGTTGCCGACGGCCCAGCGCACCTCGCAGGGCAGCTATCCGGCGGTCCAGCTTCTGGTCGTCGAGATCGAGACCGACGACGGCCTGGTGGGTGCTGGCGAAGGCCTGGCGCGCCGGGGTGCGATCGCCTATGCAAGCCTCGTGGAGAGCGTTCTTGCCCCGGTTCTGATCGGGGAGGATCCGTCGCCGCGCCGCGCCCTGTGGCGTCGCATGCGCGACCGGCTGTCGGGGCGGCCGGGCGGACAGCTCGTCGAAGCAATCGCCGCCATCGACATGGCTCTTTGGGACCTTGCCGGCAAGCGGGCCGGGCTTCCCGTTCACCGCCTGCTCGGCGGGATGGGGCGCGAGCGGCTGCGCGCCTACGCCTCGTCGATCAATTGGCTCGATGATTCGACCGCCGAGGCGGAGGTCGCCCGCGCGCTGGCGCTCGGCTTTCGCGAGATCAAGATCAAGCTCGGAAAACCGGTCGAGGCTGCGGCAGCGCGCGCCCGGCTCATCCGGAAGCTGGCGCCGGACACGATACTGGGGGTCGATGCGAACTGGGCGTTCGACGTCGACGACGCAATCCGGCTCGGACACACATTGTGCGATCTCGGCTATGACTTCTTCGAGGAGCCGATCCGGCCTGACGACCGTCAAGGCTACCGGCGCTTGGCCGGGGCGCTGCCGATCCGCCTGGCGGCGGGCGAAAGCGACTATGTTGCGGGCGACGCGCTGTCTTTCCTGCACGATCGTACGATCGGACTGATCCAGCCCGACGTGACGCGCTCGGGGGGTATCTCGGAGACTTGGCGGATCGCCGAACTGGCCGCCGCCCATCATGTCGCCTATGCGCCCCATGTGGGCTGGTCTGGCGCACTGTGCGTGGCGGCGAGTCTGCAGCTTGCGGCGGCAGCCGAGAGCTTCCGGACCTTTGAATGCATGGTCTACGACAATCCGCTGCGCAACACGCTCGTGCACCCGGTCGTGGGTGAGGCGACCATGCTCGACGTCGACGGGATGCTCGGCGTCCCGGACGGCCCCGGCCTGGGCGTCACGCTCGATCCGGACGTGCTCGCCGCCCACGTGATCACCTGA
- a CDS encoding ABC transporter ATP-binding protein — protein sequence MSSVLIENVIKNYGAFEAIRDVSFEIESGSFVILIGPSGCGKSTLLRMIAGLEEISGGTISIGDKVVNDVASKDRDIAMVFQNYALYPHMTVEENMGFSLSLRRIDKATIEDRVQHAAEILGLDALLERYPKQLSGGQRQRVAMGRAIVRDPQVFLFDEPLSNLDAKLRVQMRTEIKGLHQRLKTTTVYVTHDQIEAMTMADKIVVMRQGVIEQIGAPLDLYDRPANLFVAQFIGSPAMNIIDATLDADGAYTADGIKLPMPNGHNDARSNGRLVKWGVRPEHLEIADHGLPATVDLIEPTGAETLVLARIGTTKVVAASRERQTLEPGAAIHLAPLGDRIHLFDAESGLVI from the coding sequence ATGTCATCGGTGCTCATCGAGAACGTGATCAAGAACTACGGAGCCTTCGAAGCGATCCGCGATGTCTCCTTCGAGATCGAGAGCGGTTCCTTCGTCATCCTTATCGGCCCATCCGGCTGCGGAAAGTCGACCCTTCTGCGCATGATCGCAGGGCTGGAGGAGATCAGCGGCGGCACCATTTCGATCGGTGACAAGGTGGTCAACGATGTCGCGTCCAAGGACCGCGATATCGCCATGGTCTTCCAGAACTACGCCCTCTACCCGCACATGACGGTCGAGGAGAACATGGGCTTTTCGCTGTCGTTGCGTCGGATCGACAAGGCGACCATAGAAGACCGCGTGCAACATGCGGCCGAGATCCTCGGTCTTGACGCATTGCTCGAGCGCTACCCAAAGCAGCTTTCGGGCGGCCAGCGTCAGCGGGTGGCCATGGGTCGCGCGATCGTGCGCGACCCCCAGGTCTTCCTGTTCGATGAACCGCTGTCGAACCTTGACGCGAAGCTGCGCGTGCAGATGCGCACCGAGATCAAGGGTCTGCACCAACGGTTGAAGACGACAACGGTCTACGTTACCCACGACCAGATCGAGGCGATGACGATGGCCGACAAGATCGTTGTCATGCGGCAGGGCGTGATCGAACAGATCGGCGCTCCACTTGACCTCTACGACAGGCCGGCAAATCTCTTCGTCGCGCAGTTCATCGGCAGCCCGGCGATGAACATCATAGATGCCACGCTCGACGCCGATGGTGCCTACACCGCCGATGGCATCAAGTTGCCGATGCCGAACGGCCACAACGATGCCCGGTCGAATGGGCGGCTGGTGAAATGGGGTGTGCGGCCCGAGCATCTGGAGATCGCCGATCATGGCCTGCCAGCCACCGTCGATCTGATCGAGCCCACCGGCGCGGAAACGCTGGTGTTGGCGCGTATCGGCACGACCAAGGTCGTCGCCGCCAGCCGCGAGCGACAGACACTCGAGCCCGGCGCCGCCATCCATCTGGCTCCGCTGGGTGATCGCATTCATCTGTTCGATGCCGAAAGTGGCCTCGTGATCTGA
- the deoC gene encoding deoxyribose-phosphate aldolase has translation MHDLQEIAACIQHTNVSPATTRDDIIALCDEAERYRFDGVMVQPCWVDLCRKKLQGSSVKVCSAMAYPLGGSLTRSKVAEMRHLVEEGAQEIDFMANLGFLVGGAIEAYHDEIAALVSAADGVPLKIMLELGATPEELWQVAIEQAEKAGVAYVKNSSGWGLGGKASVETIGFMRRCAQRAKVKASGGIRTAEDAKAILSAGAHLIGTSAGPAIMVGQVGEGAY, from the coding sequence ATGCATGACCTGCAGGAAATCGCCGCGTGCATCCAGCACACCAACGTCTCGCCAGCTACGACGCGCGACGACATCATCGCGCTTTGCGACGAGGCCGAGCGCTACCGCTTTGATGGCGTGATGGTGCAGCCATGCTGGGTGGATCTCTGTCGCAAGAAGCTACAGGGCTCTTCCGTGAAGGTATGCTCGGCAATGGCCTATCCGCTCGGCGGAAGCCTGACTCGCAGCAAGGTCGCGGAAATGCGTCATCTGGTCGAGGAAGGCGCCCAGGAGATCGACTTCATGGCCAATCTCGGCTTTCTGGTTGGTGGCGCCATCGAGGCCTACCATGACGAGATCGCCGCGCTGGTGAGCGCTGCCGATGGCGTGCCGCTGAAGATTATGCTCGAACTGGGCGCGACCCCCGAAGAACTGTGGCAGGTCGCGATCGAACAGGCGGAAAAAGCCGGCGTTGCCTATGTCAAGAATTCGTCGGGTTGGGGGCTTGGAGGAAAGGCCAGTGTCGAGACGATCGGTTTCATGCGCCGGTGCGCGCAGCGAGCAAAGGTGAAGGCGTCGGGCGGCATCCGCACGGCCGAGGACGCCAAGGCGATCCTTTCGGCGGGTGCCCACCTGATCGGCACCAGCGCAGGTCCGGCGATCATGGTAGGGCAGGTCGGCGAAGGCGCATACTGA
- a CDS encoding 3-methyl-2-oxobutanoate hydroxymethyltransferase: MVLKARHGGAARVRQETQGLGMVARIFSWAATDSERLATVGGLRAAKGRHGAFAQVTADSAAEAEAAEAAGIEMVVCRAGNVSSVRQGSRRLFVTAALGFAEAVTDAEILQTAFKALTDGADAVITARRLEVVSLLAAEDIPVVGHLGFVPRKSTWVGQVRAFGKTADEAVELFHRFRRLEEAGAFAVEAELMPARLMAAISARSGLVTVSLGSGPAAEVVFLFTSDICGETARVPKHARRYGDIARLRRQIDEERRTALAAFRADVGDNSFPLAAETASMPDEAFEEFLNRIES; the protein is encoded by the coding sequence ATGGTTCTCAAAGCCCGGCACGGTGGCGCCGCCCGAGTACGCCAAGAAACTCAAGGGTTAGGCATGGTTGCGCGCATCTTCAGCTGGGCAGCGACCGACTCTGAGCGGCTTGCGACCGTGGGCGGACTGCGCGCGGCTAAGGGGCGGCACGGTGCCTTCGCCCAAGTGACCGCCGACTCTGCGGCGGAGGCCGAGGCCGCCGAGGCGGCCGGTATCGAAATGGTCGTTTGCCGGGCGGGCAACGTTTCATCGGTGCGTCAGGGGTCGCGTCGGCTGTTCGTGACCGCGGCGCTCGGCTTTGCCGAGGCCGTGACGGACGCCGAAATCCTGCAAACGGCGTTCAAGGCGTTGACCGACGGCGCGGACGCCGTCATCACGGCGCGCCGGCTCGAGGTCGTCTCGCTCCTTGCGGCCGAGGACATTCCGGTCGTGGGCCATCTGGGCTTCGTGCCGCGCAAGTCGACCTGGGTCGGACAGGTGCGTGCCTTCGGCAAGACGGCCGACGAGGCGGTCGAACTCTTTCACAGGTTCCGCCGGCTCGAAGAGGCGGGAGCCTTTGCGGTGGAGGCAGAACTCATGCCGGCCCGGCTGATGGCAGCAATCAGTGCGCGCTCAGGCCTGGTCACCGTCTCGCTTGGCTCGGGGCCGGCTGCGGAGGTCGTGTTCCTTTTCACATCGGACATCTGCGGCGAGACCGCCCGAGTGCCTAAGCACGCCAGGCGCTATGGCGATATCGCCCGCTTGCGCAGGCAGATCGACGAGGAGCGCCGCACCGCGCTGGCCGCCTTCCGCGCCGATGTCGGAGATAACTCGTTTCCCCTGGCGGCCGAGACGGCATCCATGCCCGACGAGGCTTTCGAGGAGTTCCTGAACCGCATCGAAAGCTGA
- the rbsD gene encoding D-ribose pyranase — protein MKRGKLLNSELNHAIGAMGHGDLMIVCDAGFPIPAHSWRIDLSITQDVPDLKTVLSAIADDFIAEKVSYADTLPDHNPILLETVRSLFGDADHEMIAHATILGDMASMAKVIVRTGAFDPWGNILLYSGVDVPKWFSKPGTVAPPEYAKKLKG, from the coding sequence ATGAAACGTGGCAAGCTGCTCAATTCCGAACTCAACCACGCCATTGGCGCCATGGGGCATGGTGATCTGATGATCGTGTGTGACGCCGGGTTCCCGATCCCCGCGCACAGTTGGCGAATCGACCTGTCGATCACGCAGGACGTGCCGGACCTCAAGACCGTCCTGTCGGCCATCGCCGACGATTTTATCGCCGAAAAGGTTTCGTACGCCGACACGCTGCCCGACCACAATCCGATCCTACTAGAGACCGTGCGTTCGCTGTTCGGCGATGCCGACCACGAGATGATCGCGCATGCAACGATCCTCGGCGACATGGCGTCGATGGCCAAGGTGATCGTGCGCACCGGCGCGTTCGATCCTTGGGGCAATATCCTGCTCTATTCCGGCGTCGATGTACCCAAATGGTTCTCAAAGCCCGGCACGGTGGCGCCGCCCGAGTACGCCAAGAAACTCAAGGGTTAG
- a CDS encoding ribokinase gives MTRITVVGSFAVGLTIRTETMPVFGQTIIGSDFDFGPGGKGSNQAVGAARLGAEATLVTCLGRDQLAGVADQLYAAEGVKTDFIERTGDRATGAGIIVLNADGENFIILDMGANELMDAAIVDRASERIATSDIVMSVLEIPVAAAHRAMEAGKAAGARTILNPAPAMALPDTIFAHVDYLTPNESELRILLGLAPDDPTGTQTLAAELRRRGVGTVVATMGENGALVLGDDIDLVVPTPRVDAVDTTGAGDAFNAGLAVALGEGRPLADAVAFGAAAGAHACTRLGVIPSLATGTELETFVADQAGNHAEGPE, from the coding sequence ATGACGCGCATCACCGTCGTCGGCAGCTTTGCGGTCGGCCTGACCATTCGGACCGAGACGATGCCTGTCTTCGGACAGACGATCATTGGATCGGACTTCGACTTCGGGCCGGGCGGAAAGGGATCGAACCAGGCGGTCGGCGCGGCCCGCCTTGGTGCCGAGGCAACGCTCGTTACCTGCCTGGGCCGGGATCAGCTCGCCGGCGTCGCCGATCAACTCTACGCGGCCGAGGGCGTGAAGACCGACTTCATCGAACGCACCGGCGACCGTGCCACGGGCGCGGGAATCATCGTGCTCAATGCAGATGGCGAGAACTTCATCATTCTGGACATGGGCGCCAACGAACTCATGGACGCGGCCATTGTCGATCGAGCCTCCGAGCGCATCGCAACCAGCGACATCGTGATGAGCGTTCTGGAGATCCCTGTCGCGGCTGCCCACCGGGCCATGGAGGCCGGCAAGGCCGCCGGAGCCCGGACGATCTTGAACCCGGCGCCGGCGATGGCATTGCCGGACACCATCTTCGCACATGTGGACTATCTGACGCCCAACGAAAGCGAACTGCGAATCCTTCTCGGCCTTGCGCCCGATGACCCGACCGGTACACAGACGCTCGCGGCCGAATTGCGCCGGCGCGGTGTCGGCACTGTGGTCGCCACGATGGGCGAGAACGGTGCGCTCGTGCTCGGCGATGACATCGATCTTGTGGTGCCAACGCCAAGGGTCGACGCGGTCGACACCACCGGCGCCGGGGACGCGTTCAACGCCGGACTTGCGGTCGCGCTGGGCGAAGGCCGTCCGCTCGCCGACGCGGTCGCCTTTGGCGCCGCCGCCGGGGCGCACGCCTGCACGCGCCTTGGCGTGATTCCCTCTCTGGCCACCGGGACCGAACTTGAAACCTTTGTCGCCGATCAGGCGGGAAATCATGCGGAGGGACCAGAATGA